The Methanomassiliicoccales archaeon genomic sequence GGGCCTCACCGGCCGTCGAACCTGATCCAGACAGTAGATTGATGACCCCGGGGGGCACGCCTGCACGCTCATAGATATCGTACAGCATGTGCACCGCCAACGGCGCGGGCGTCGAGGGCTTCAGCACGGCGGTGTTCCCGGTGATGATGGCCGCGGTGAGCATGCCGGTGGAAATGGCGATGGGAAAGTTGAAGGGGCAGATCACTGCCCACACCCCATAGGGACGCATGACACTGATCGGCCTCTCATCTGGATACGCCGCCGGTCTCTTCTCGGTGAATCCGTTGCGTCTCTTCATCTGCTCCGCGTAATAGGAAATGAAATCGATGGCCTCGTCCACCTCGCCGACCGCCTCATAACGGTTCTTTCCGTTGTCGAACGTCACCGCCGCGGCGATCTCAAAAAGCTCCCTGCGCATGATCTCAGCGGCCTTGTGAAATATCACCAGCCTCTTGTCCAGGTCCATCACGGACCAGGCCTGATACGCCCTATTGGCGGAATCGATGGCCATGGACGCCTCTTTCTTTCCCCCTGACGAGAACTCTCCGATGACCATCCCGGTATCGATCGGGCTGGTGTCGGTGAAATATTTACCTGTGGAGACCGGCCTGCCGTCGATCATGCTCTCGTACTTGCTAGCCACGTCTAAGGACTGGGCGAACCTCTCTACCGCCCTTTCATACCTGGTGTGAAATGAGGCTTCCTCCCCATCTTTGACCATGATCTCGTAAGTGTTCTGATTCTTGAAGGTCACGCCTGTCTCCTCCATCATTGAATATGACGAGCATCTTTAATAAGCGCATCGAAACCTTGCTTCGCCTTCACACACCAGTTCCCGACACTACAACTTTATATTGGCGGGAACTCGATGGTACCTTATCGAGCTCGGAGAGGTTCCCTTGACCCATACCCACGATAGATCCGGACCGTTGGCAGCTGGCGATATCCTTATGATCGCACGAACGGAGCGGAAGCGCTTGCTTACCATGCTGGAAAACGTGGAAGGTGGAAACGTGGTAAGGGAATCGGTGCGTCGGGTGGTTGAGGGAACGAGCCCGGACGACCTTTGGACCGCCGACCTGGGAAAGATATTGGACCTGGTTAACCGTGACCTGGCCAAAGCGACGGGTTGCGAACCGATGGCTTTGAGGGAGAAGAGGACCTGGGAGCAGGCTGGGCTACTGGCACCGTTGACGGACGTTCCTCGAGGAGAGGCCTACGATCTGTTGCTGGGTGCCCGCGAATCCTTAGCCTGCTCCATCCTCAATTGGTGCTTGAGGGCGCTAAAGGCGTGCCCTGAAGAGATAGATGCCTTGCCGGAACTGCGACAACAGTTGCGGGAGGGAGAGGTCCGAGGATCGCTCCTGGAAGAGCACGGAGGGACGTGGTGCCTTCGCACCACGGACGATGGCCCGGTACAGCTCGAAGGTCGTCCGGCCCAGGTAATCGCCGCCTTCATGGACATGCGCCGAGAATTAGCCAGGGAATTAGGTTCGGCGACGGCCCATCTACCCCTGGCCATGAGCACCGGGGATCTGCCCTTGGCCATCGGCCAAGCGTTGATGGGGTTCCCTGTGCTGCTGACAGACCTCACCCTCGATCCCCTGGCGAAGGAGTTCCTCACCAACACCATGCGAGATCTCTTCCAGGGATCGCTCCTGAGCAGCGAGGATGACCTGAACAGGGAGATGGAGCGCCGCCGATGGTTGAGCGGGCTGCCCCATCGATACGACCCTCCGTCCCCGGTCGGGGTCAGTAACGTGCAGATCATCGCCTCGGGCTTCCAGGGAGCGGAGCTGCTGTTGGCTCTGGCCATGATAGCCGTTCTCTCGACGATCCAGAGGAGGGGAGATGTCCCGGTCGAGTATCCTGAGACGGGTTACTCCCTGCCATGCATCCTGGGTTGGGACGGGACGGAGGTCGGCAATGCCAGGGAACTGCTGGACGTGGTGAGAAGGTATTCCAACCTGCCAAAGGAGAGGAGCCTGGCCGCGGCGCTGACAGCCGGGCGCTCGGTCCTGATCGCCGTCGAGGCCTTGGAAGCGTTGCGCTATCTGGACGGGGACCCACACATCGGCTCCTCCACCGTGGGCTTCATCCCGGACAAGGTCCTCAGAGAGCTGGGACTGGCCTTCGTGGACGATACCATCCCCGGAGCGGCCGTGCTCATGGGCATCCCACATGACCGCAGGCAGCTGGTGACCACCGTCAGAGAGCTGCAGGCGCGGGGATTGCTCATCATGGCCGCGGACGAGGTGGTGCAGGTACTGCAGGAGAACGAGGTGCAGATGGGGCTGGAGATGATGCTCTATCCGCTGGGTAACTTCACCCAGCTGGTGCATTCATTGGATTTCCTGACCCGGGCCGCGCTTTCGTTCGGGGGGGTGCAGAAGGGGGACGCGGAACGGTTGTCCGCCTACTTGGCCAAGAGACCTAAGGCGTTCGTGCTGCACTTTGGACCTCTGGACTCCTGCCGGGCGGCCATGGCGCTGGCGGCGCTGACGCACGGGGTACCCATCATCACCGACCAGGAGGTGGAGGGCGTGCCGGACCTTCTGTTCCACAAGGAACCCCAACATATGCTCCAGGGGGGTCTGGAATCACGAGACATTCGCGTGGCGGTGACCATGGTGGACATCCCCGTGCCTTTCGGACCGGCGTTCGAAGGGGAGACCGTCCGTCGACCGGACACCTATCTGGAAGCGGGTGGGGGACGGACTCCGTCCTTTGAGCTTCTACGCAGGAGATCGGAGGACGAGGTCCGCGACGGAGAGGTTCTCGTCCTGGGACCGGAGGTGGATCAGATGGCCGAAGGCTCACAGACGCCCATGGCCATACTGGTGAACGTCTTCGGCAAACGCATGCAGGAGGATTTCGAATCGGTCATGGAAAGGCGGATACACCTCTACCTGAACTTCGCCGAGGGAGTATGGCACACCGGGCAGCGCAACATGAATTGGCTAAGAATTAGCAAGAAAGCACGTAGGGCGGGTTTCCGCCTGGAGCATCTGGGACGCATCTTGGTCACCAAATTGAAGGAGGAGTTCGGTAACATCGTCTCCAGAGTACAGATCATCATAATCACCGATGAGAAGGAGATCGAGCGCCGTCTGCCCGAGGCCCTGAGGGTATATCAGGAGAGGGAGGAGCGCATGGCCGGACTGACCGACGACAGCGTGGACACCTTCTATTCCTGCCTCATGTGCCAGTCGTTCGCCCCGGACCATGTGTGCGTGATAACGCCGGAGCGTCTGGGGCTCTGCGGGGCCATCAACTGGCTGGACGCTAAGACCGGCAAGGAGATCGTTCCGTCCGGACCCAACCAGCCCATAGCAAAGGGGGAGCCAGAGGACCTGGAGAAAGGATCTTGGAAGGGAGTGAACGAGGCGGTGACGGCCTTGACCCGCGGAAAGATATCCCGTTTCTGCGCCTACAGCATGATGGAGGACCCCATGACCTCCTGCGGATGTTTCGAGTGCATCGCGGCCATGAGCCCGGACATGCAGTCGGTGATAGTGGTGAGCCGGGAGTTCCCAGACATGACCCCATTGGGCATGAAGTTCTCCACCTTGGCCGGTTCCATCGGCGGGGGCCGGCAGACCCCGGGGTTCATCGGTATCGGTCGTCGTTACCTGATCAGTAAGAAGTTCATAACCGGGGACGGTGGGTTCCTGCGCATATCCTGGATGCCTTCCTCTTTGAAGAACAGCATGAGGGAAGAGCTTATTAATAGGGCCACGGAATTGGGAATGCCAGACTTTCTGGACAGGGTGGCGGACGAGACGACCGTCACCGACGCGGAAGGACTGATGAACTGGATGATCAAGGTGGACCACCCCGCCTTGAGAATGCCCTCGTTGCTTTGAGGTGTATGTAAATGGCGAACGTACCGTTGCCCAAGGAGAAATGGACAGGTTCCATAGGAGAGCTGGAACTGGGGAACCCCCAGGATAAGGGAGGTTCCCGTCGCCCGGTGAAGCTGGGTGGCAATCGAGGCATGCCCTTCCTGTCCTTCGAGGACGGCGAGCGTCGGATGATCGCCATGGCTGGACTGGTGGCCGACTCCCTGGAGGATGTGCCTCAGCCGGTACGGGACGCTTTCGGTGACGACGCTGAGGACCCGGTGCGCTGGGCGAGAGCGTGGGCGGCCCGCGGCGCCGACCTGATATGTCTTCGTCTGACATCCACCAACCCTGAGGAAGGGGACGCGTCCCCGGAGAGCGCGGCGGACACAGTCATGGCGGTCCTGAAGGCGGTGGACCTGCCGCTGATCGTCTACGGCAGCGGGCACGAGGAGAAGGACTCCAAGGTGCTGGAGAAAGTGGGCGAGAGGGCCAGGGGCGAGCGTCTGCTTCTGGGACACGCGGAGGAGAGCGCCTATAAGTCCGTGGCCGCCGCGGCCATGGCCAACGGCCACGCGGTGATCGGGTTCTCCAACCTGGACATCAACCTTGCCAAACAGATCGTGATTCTGCTCACCGATTTCGGGGTGGGTAAGGGCGACATCATGATCGACCCGCTCATGGCCGCCCTGGGCATGGGACTGGAATATTCCTACTCGGTCAACGAACGCATCAGGATATCGGCGCTCTCGGGCGACAGCATGCTGCGGGTGCCCATGATCTGTGACTGCACCTCCGCCTGGAAAGCTCGTGAGGCCACGGACGACGTTCCCCATGCCGGCGATACCCTGGAGAGAGGGATCTGGTGGGAGGCGACCACTGCCTTGGCCGCCCTGCTGTCGGGCGCGGACGTCCTGGTGCTCGGTCACCCCGAGGCCATGGAGCTCGCTCGGACGGCCGTTTCGGACCTGGGGGGTGAGGACTGATGGCCACGGCGATCGAGATTTTCAAACACCTGCCCAAGAAGAACTGCGGGGAATGCAAGTACCCCACCTGCCTGGCCTTCGCCATGCAGCTGGCCAACAACAAGGCCAAGCTCGATGACTGCCCCCACATGAGCGAGGCCGGTCGGAACGCCTTGGCCAGCTCATCCGCTCCGCCCATACGGTTAGTGCGCATCGGCACGGGAAGGAACATAGTGGAGATGGGGGACGAGACGGAACTGTACCGTCACGACAAGCGTTTCTTCCACCCTACCGCCTTCGCGCTGCGGGTAAGCGATGACCTGAGCATCGAAGAGCTGGAGAAGAAGGTCGATCACGCCCGCTCCTTGCACTTCGAGAGGGTGGGTCAGGTGCTCAAGTTCGACATCGTGGAGGTAGAATGCCGATCCGGAGACGGAGTGAGGTACGTACAGACCCTCGACCGTGTCTCCGAGTTGGTAGACTGGCCACTGGTGCTGCGCTGCCGCGACCCGGTCATAATGTCCGCCGCCGCCAACCGGATGAGGGAACGGAGGCCCCTGTTGCACGGTGCCGACCCTGACAACATCAAGGAGATGGTGGTGACGTCCAAAAGCTCGGGATGCCCGCTGGTCCTCTGCTCTGATGACCTGGGGAAGCTGGCCGACATGGTAGAAATAGCTCGCAAAGAAGGCGTGGAGGACCTGGTGCTTGACCCGATGCCCGGGAACATGAAGGACATGCTGGAGCGGTGCACGATCATCCGGCGCAGCGCCATCCGCAAGACCTTCCGTGGACTGGGGTACCCTATCTACATGGGCATGCCCGTTGGGAAGAACGGCATGCTGATGGCCCTGACAGCGGTCATGAAGTACGGCAGCCTGCTCTCGTTCGAAGAGATGCCATCATCACAGGCACTGCCGCTCCTGGTACTGAGACAGAACATCTACACAGACCCTCAGGTGCCCATACAGGTCAAGCCTGATCTGTACCCGGTGAACAACCCCGGGGCTGATGCTCCGATCCTCTTCACCACCAATTTCTCGCTCACCTATTTCACCGTGCTCTCGGACATCGAGAAGAGCAAGGTGCCTGTATGGCTGCAGGTGGTGGACACGGAGGGTCTCTCCGTGCTCACGGCCTATTCCGCGGGAAAGCTGACCGCCGACGGTGTGAGGAACGCGCTCGAGGCCAGCGGCGCTAACGGTAGATCGAACAGAGGCGTGCTGGTGATCCCGGGCATGGTGGCCCGGATGAGCGTCAAATTGAACGAGAGCACCGGACTGCAGATCGTCGTCGGACCCAAGGAATCCTCCGGCCTGCCCAAGTTCCTGAGGTCCATGAGCTGAACCCAGTGTTTTTTTAGAAACCATTATAATTTTCGTCCATCATGTGGGCCCATTTCGGACCTACGGTGAATCGATGCAACAAGGACCATATGACCCAAATCAAGGCGGCCCTCCGCAATATCAGGGACCGCAGCCGGGACCACAGCAATGGCCCCAGCAAAACCCTCCGAACCAATATCAGCAGGATCAACCGAACCAGTACCAGCAAGGGCCGAACCAGCAGTATCAGCCCTACCCGCCGTACCAACCGCCCAAGAAGAAACGCAACATGAAGTTGGTGGTGGCCGCGGTCGCCGTCGTGGCGATACTTCTGGTCGCCTCCATGGCCGTGCTGTTCTGGCCCACTGACGCCAACGGTGATGATCTTCCGGCCCATGAGGTCATACCGAAGATCATCGACATCGGCAGCTTGGTGACCGCCGCCACTGGCACCATCGGGTCGCTCGGCGGATCGATCTCCGTGAACAACCTGGCTAGCGCCGTGAACGGACTACGGATAGAGGTGCCCCAGGGAGCACTGGAATCTCCGGTGGACTTTGACATCAGATCCGCCGTGGTCAATGCCGCCCAGGGACTGCCTGACACCGGAAAGATCGTCAGCCGGATGATATCCATTGAAACGGACGGAACGAGCGATTGGGATGTCTTCAGGATGTTCGATAAGGTGCTCACTGTCACCCTGCCATACGATGACTCGTTGGTCACCGATGAAGAAGGGGTGCGTTTCTATCAATATGACGCGGAGAACCAGAAGCTGGAACCGACCGGGTTCCTGTGGCAGGACATGATCGCCAATACCATCACCTTCAATTCCGCCACCTTCTCCAAGTTCGTGGCCGTCGAATTGGCCATGAGCATATTCGAGGACATGAACTCCAGCTTCGCCGTGGACACTGGCTTCAGACCGAATAACGATGGATGGTTCATTCCGAACTACGGCTCCTACCTGGAGAACGGTGGACTATGCCTAGGCATGGTCTCCTACGCCAAATGGTACTACACCTATCACAATACCGGGGACGGCCTTTACGACCAATACCGCCAGGGAGACCAAGGCGAGTGGAGGGATGACAGCACCGCCATCGAGCTGGCCACCAGGGTGCAGATGGGAGTGCAGGGGATATGGGGCTCGTTGACCGCCGAGGAGAGGACCAACACATCAGCCAAGGAGACAGGGCTTAGCATCATTCACGGTATGCTCGTTTCCGGAGAGCCGCAGCTGGTCGGATTGAAGACCCGCTACGCCAGCGGAAACTGGGGTGCTGGTGGACATGCCATCCTGGCCTACAAGTACGAGGGTGGACGCTTCTACATGTACGATCCGAACAACCCGGGCAGCAACGTGAACAGCGCTCAGCAGCAGATGCCGTTCACCTATGGTGCCGGATTCACCGATATCTTCAAGTCCGGATTGAACGCGGCCAACCCGCTGCAGTTCAACGTGTTCTATCATGCCAGCGCCAAGGTGTTCAGTCCTTTGAACGCCTACACTGGATTGTATGAGAGCGCCCAGGTGGACTTCAATGGCAATTCGGTATTTCCGGAGATAGAACTGACCGACGAGGACAGCGATACCTACGGATACACGCCGATCGACACCGATGATGATGGCATACGGGACACCAGCGAGACCAAGTGTTGGATAACCGGGACCATAAGCGGTGGTCAGCGGGCGGTCAACACCACCCTGGTGTTCGTCGGCGATCAGAAGTTCGAGACCGCGGTGACGGACGGTGTCTTCCAGATAGAGGTGCCGTTGAAACAGGGCGATAACGACGTGGTGATCCTGGCGACCGATGGCAACACCTTCACCAATTGGGCCGGGTACTATCGGGAGACCATCGAAAGCACCGCCGCCCGCGGAGCGTTGACCGTGACCCTTAGCTGGGGACAGGGCAGCAGTGACGTGGACCTTCACGTCCTGGAGCCGTACGGAAGACACATCTATTACTCGAACAAGGCACCGGACGCCAACGCCCCTTACCTGGACGTCGATAATACAAATGGGTATGGTCCAGAGCACTACTATGCCACGGACGACATGTCCATGTACGATGCCAGCCACACGGTCATGAGCAACGATCTGTATGGGGATTACGAGATCGCCGTTCATTACTACGCGGACCACGACTCCGACTATGATAACTACCAGCCGATATCCTGGACGGTCACCATCTCGTACCTGGCCCTGTACATCGAGGCCACCGGGCAGGAGATCTGGGACGAGGTCACCTACTCCGGGTTCCTGGGAACGCCTGGAGGCAGCGGCAGCGCCCACTCCTTCGCCTCTGGGACCGGGTGGTCGGGAATTATGGAGTTCGAGTGCTACGAAGTGGCCCTGGACGACTACAACGTCCCCGAACCGCAGGACGTAGTGTTCACCTAAACCCCTTTCCTTTTCCTTTTTTTTAGAAAGCATTTTGATTTGACCTAGCAATGTCCCCTCATGTTACGGACCTTCGCCGTGGTCATGCTCCTGACCATCTGTCTTGCCTCTTTAGGACCGACGGTCATCGCCGACGAGGTCCCCGGAGCCCCGATGGACTTCGCCGCCGAGCGCGATGGCGCCAGGATCGTTCTGTCCTGGCAGCCGCCCGGTGAGGTGGATGTGATCCATTACAACGTCTACCGCGGCACGAACCCTGACGATCTGGCGTTCTATGATGACGTTGATGCCAACGTCACCGCTGGCTATGACACCGAGGTGCTGCGCGGAACGACCTATTACTACGCCATCAGCGCTAACGGCACCGCCGGCGAAGGACCGTTGAGCCCGGTCGTGATGGTGACGCCCCCCACGGACCAATATTCCACCCTGGTGATGAGCGCCATATTGATCGCGGTCATCGCTACGCTTCTTTTCGCCTACAGGAAGGGAAGATCTCCGGAATGAGCGATCGGATCTCCCGGGCCAGTGGCTCGTCCCCTTTGAGAGGCATGCCGTTGAACGCCGCCTCACGAACGGTTTCGTCCTCGTGCAGCATCAGGAAAGGGAGACCGGTCTCCGAGGCCATGCTTATCACCCGTTCCTCTTGACCCGGCCGAACGGAGTTGATGAGCAGCATCTTCCTCCCCACCTTCAGCTCCAGTTCCCCGGCGAGATCGGAGAGCCTCTTGGCGGTCGATATGCCTACCTGACTGGCGTCGGACACCAACAGCAGCAGGTCCATATTTCGGGCGGTACGGCGGGACAGATGCTCCATTCCCGCCTCGTTGTCCAAGATGACGTATGAATAAGAATCCATCAACTGGTCCACGAAGACCCTGAGCAGATTATTGACGTAGCAATAGCAGCCCGGACCTTCCGGCCGTCCCATGGTCAGCAGGTCTAGGGAATCGCCCTCGGAGAGTATCTCCCGTAATTTCAGCTTCAGGTACTCCTGCTTGCTCATGTCCTTGGGCAGCGTCCCCTGCTTGGAAAGCAATCCTTCCCGCACCTCTCCGACCGTGCCCTGCACGTCGACCCCCAATTTCTGCCCCAGGTTGCTGTTGGGATCGGCATCCACTGCCAGGACGGTCCCCTGCGCCGAAAGGGAGCGGACCAGAAGAGCAGATATCGTGCTCTTTCCCACGCCGCCCTTACCGGCCACGGCCACCAGGAAGCTCATGTCATGTTCCCAAGGCGATAGCGTTGGCGGATCGCCTCTACGGTGCCGTTGAGAAGCTCCAGAACCCTTTCCGCGTTCGGCAGGTCCAGACCTCCCAACCCGCACTGCGGGGTTATGAGCGAACGCTCCAATATCAGGTCCAGGTCCATGCCCTTGCGGAAGAGCATGTCCATGTAGTCCTCGAAGCGTTTCAATAACGTGCCCACCGTTTCCTTGGCGATCTGGTCCTCCATGTTCGGGATCAGTCCCCAGGCAATGCTCCCCCCTCGCTCCAGGAAGACAGTTACCTCCTTGGGGAAGAGCGACACGGTGTGGGCGTAATTGTAGGCGTCGAAGCTCAGCACGTCGATGTTGGTGGACAGCACCAAAGGCCAATCGGTGTTGCCGCAGCAGTGCAGTCCTTTCACCGCATCGACCCCGTCCAGCACCTCGTTTATCCACTCCACTACCTGCCTTTGGGAGATGGAGGCGAACGGCGTGCCGATGAGGGTCAGGGATGGTTCGTCCAAGAACAGCATGGGACTGTCGGACATCTCCCTCAGCTTCTTGACCTGCCATTTGGCCTGCATGTTCAGGTTGCGGCGGATTATCTCCCCGTACGCCTCGTCGTATATCACCGGTTTACCGTTGAGGTCCAATATCTGAAGCCCGACGCTCACCGGACCGGTGATCTGTCCCTTCACCGCTCTAAACTTTTTTCCCTTGGCCGCCTCCAGCAAGGCGTACAGTCCACGAAAGTTCTGTTTGGAGTGGAAGAAATGTTCCACATCGTCGGAGACCACCGCGGTGTAGAACATTTCCGGATCGTAATCGTTCAGGTCCACGGTCAGTCGCTTCTTGTGACCGTCGACCTTCACCCCTGGAAGCCGGGTGGAGAACTGGGCGTACATGTTCTCCCCGAAACCCAACGAGGGAAGCTGAGGCCAGTAAGGCACCTCCTTCATGCAGGAGAGCATCAGGTCTATAGCCTCCTTTGGGTCCTTATGGGGAAATGACCCGATGCCCGTGGCAGCGCAGTTCCAGACCATGCCCCAAAGTATTCCTGGGCGCTAATAAACTATTTGGTGGCCCGAACGGTTAAAAAATAGTGGTCTATGGATATCTGATCGCCGGTCTCCTCGATCCTCATTCGGCGCCGCAGATCGGAGGAGAGCGCGGCAACGGTCCTCTCTATCTCCCTGGCGTCATCCGGTTCGGCGTTTCCGGTGAGCGATGTCAGGGGCAGATGCCGCCTATACTCCCGGACCTGCCGGAGGTTCAGTCCAGCTTTCTGAACGGCGAGCTTCCATTCCCCGACCCCGTACTCTCGGACGTGCGATGGATCGTGCAAACGGTCCAGAAGGTTCATGGTGCGGTCTATCTCCTCGTCGTCTGGCACGCTGCGGTCGTCAATGACCATGGTCCCGCCCTCCTTCAGCACCCTGGTCATTTCTGTCATCGCTTTCCCGAGATCGGAGAAGTGGTGAGGAGCGCGACGGCAACTGACCACGTCGAAACATTGGTCGGGGAAGGGGAGAAGGTTGACGTCGCCCTGCAACCAGTGCATGTTCTTCAGACCACTTTCCTCCGAAATCTTTCCAGCCAGTTCCAGCATTTCCCGGGTCATGTCCAGACCCACTACCATCGAGGCCTGGGGGGAAAGGGCCATGGCGGTATGCCCGGTACCCGTGGCCACGTCCAGTACCTTTCTCCCGCGTAGTTCGCCGCACAGCTCACAGACCATGGCCAGCACCTCCCTGTCCGCGTGGACGCCGCTATCGACATAGAAGGACGCCCTCCTGCCGAAGACCTCCTGGACCTTCCGGGTGCTCATGCACCATAATCTGCATGATTTTATTTCAACGATGTCGAATACATTTATGACCCGTCCCAATAATATATCGGTATGCGGCTCATCACCCTCAACCTGACCAAGCCCAATGCGTCTGTGGAGTTCTATGGTTGCCCCATGCAGTGCAAGTACTGTTCCCACACCACGGCGAGGTTCAAGGATCACACCATCGATCAGGTGGTGCATGCCCTTTCGGACAATGGCATACGGAGCGTCTTCATAGGCGGAGCGGAACCATCCGTGCATCAGAAGGAGGCATTGGACCTCATCTACATATTGCACAAACGGGGCAAGGATATATTGCTCAAGACAACGGGACATGACCCCGATTTCGTCGCCTCCACCAAGGGAATGGTCTCCCGATACATATTGGAGATCAAGACCCCCCTGGACGACCCACAGAGCTTCAGCCGGTTGACCACCTACAACCTTGAAAGATCGAAGGAGCAGTTGGAGAACGTCAAGAAGACGTTGGACATACTCAAGGGAGAGAAGGTCAGGGCGACCCTGCGCATCATCCCCGACATCTACGACATGAACATGGTGGAGAGGATCGCCAAGGACCTGAAGGGGCACGTCGATGAACTGCTCATCACGCAGTTCCTGTCCAACCAGAACGATGTCTCCTTCGCAGGTATATTCAATCCTGGCCCGCCGCAGGAGATGATGTTCGATATGGGGAAGGTGGCACGCAGGCATATTCCCCGGGTGCGTGTAAGGGGCAACGGTTTCGACGAAACGCTCTAATCCAAACGCAACGACGGGAATCGGTCCAGATCGGTGTGGGGCAGGAACGATGCCGAAGAGAAGCGGTCGAAGAAGCGTTGATCGGTCGATAGCTCGATGTAGGTCATGGAGCGGTGCACCTGCAACGCCTCCTTCCTCTTCTCCTTGGAGAGAAGGCAAAGGCGTGCTCCGTCCAGTGAGGCGTTCCCCAGGAATGTGAACCTGTCCCGAGGCAGGTCCGGCAGCAGCCCGATGGCGATGGCGTTGTCTATATCGATGTGATAGCCGAAACCGCCGGCGATGTACACCATCTCCAGATCGTTGAACGTCAGACCGGCCGTGTCCAACAGCACTTCGGCCGCGGCGTAGATGGCCGCCTTGGTGCGGATGATGTTGGCTATATCCTCCTCGGTGATCGTTATGTCCCGTCTCCGCTCAACTTTCTCCTTAGGACAGCATGAAAGATCGGTGGCCCGGACGTCATAGCCGTCCTTCTCCGCGTCCCTGGAATAGACCAAGACATATTCCGGACCGGACTCTCCAGATCGAACTCTCCCGTCCTCCTGTAGCCTTCCCTTCTTGTCGACCACCCTGGTAACGAAGAGCTGGGCCAGGAGGTCGATGAGCCCGGAGCCGCACAGGCCCTTCGGCCTGACCTCGCCGATGGTGTGGAACTCCACTCCGTCCTTTAGGGAGACGCGCTCTATCGCCCCGTCCCCAGCCCGCATACCGTGGCATACCTCCCCGCCTTCGAAGGCCGGCCCGGCGGAGGCCGAACATGCCAGTAACCATTCCTTACCGCCAAGGACGACCTCCCCGTTGGTGCCCACATCGATGAGCAGGCTGACGCCGTCCTGGGAGGTCAGGCCGCTGGCCACGATGTCCGCCACCACGTCCCCTCCGACGAAACTGGCCCGGCCTGGTACCGTGTACACGGCGGCCAACGGATTCACCTTCAG encodes the following:
- a CDS encoding radical SAM protein — its product is MRLITLNLTKPNASVEFYGCPMQCKYCSHTTARFKDHTIDQVVHALSDNGIRSVFIGGAEPSVHQKEALDLIYILHKRGKDILLKTTGHDPDFVASTKGMVSRYILEIKTPLDDPQSFSRLTTYNLERSKEQLENVKKTLDILKGEKVRATLRIIPDIYDMNMVERIAKDLKGHVDELLITQFLSNQNDVSFAGIFNPGPPQEMMFDMGKVARRHIPRVRVRGNGFDETL